The region taaaactgtaacgatcataatgctaagctaacggaagggccatgtccatcacatcattctccaaatgatgtgatcccgttcatcaaatgacaacacatgtctatggtttgaaaacttaaccatctttgataaacgagctagtcaagtagaggcatactaggaacaatgtgttttgtctatgtattcacacatgtactaagtttccggttaatacaattctagcatgaataataaacatttatcataaaataaggaaataaataataactttattattgcctctagggcatatttccttcggcgagacacgtattgcattgttgccatcgaggataaaaatatggggttttcatcatattgcttgagttaattcctgtacatcatgtcatcttacttaatgtgttactttgttctttatgaacttaatactctagatgcaggcaggagtctgtggatgtgtggagtaatagtaatagatgcagaatcgttttggtctacttgacacggacgtgatgcctatattgcataatcattgccttggatatcatcataactttgcgtttttctatcaattgctcgacagtaatttgttcatccaccatacTATTTTCCTTCAtgagataagcctctagtgaaacctatggccccggggtctattttccatcatattactttccgatctactattttgcaatcttttattttcagatctataaaccaaaaaacccaaaaatattttatcttttgtttagttctatttatctatctctatcagatctcacctttgtaaGTGActatgaagagattgacaacccttttatcgtgttgggtgcaagtgtttgattgtttgtgcatgtattggtgatttgcgcgttcttctcctactggattgattcttaactgagggaaatacttatatttactgtgttgcatcaccctttcctcttcaagggaaaaaccaacgcaagctcaagaagtagcaataacCGAAGCTTATCGTTTTTGGACGAACCAGCTATTTAAGCCGGTCACGTTGCTCCCGGcacggcaaggtgggactaaaccatTGTTGTCGCCGGGTAGACAAAGGGTCATATCTTTGTCGAGTTCATTTTATCAGGGACTCGGCAAAGCCGTGACCCCTGGCATTCCGATTTATAAAAATGAAAAAGATAAAATGTTTACCGAGTCTCTGTTAGCCGGGACTCCGCAATGGTGTGACCCCTGGAATTccattttttaaaagaaaaagataaaaTGTTTACCGAGTCTCCGTCAACCGAAACTCGGCAAAGAAATACCACCATCACGGCTCCGTCTCCTGTCCTATAGCAGGGCCCACCTCTCAGATTTTATCGACTTTATTTCGGTCTAAACTCGGCAAACTTGAGATTATGCCGGGTTTATTTTCTTTGCCGAGTCATTTTCTGTTGGAACTAGGCAAAGTATAAATAGACAAACATGTTACATCTAATTATCTTCACTAAGTCGTTTTCCGTTGGAACTAGGCAAAGTATGTTGGAACAATGCTTAGTGCTTATTCATGTACAAATCGACAAAGCATGCTACATCTAATGGTATGGAAAAGTGATAGAAATGAGAGAACACACATAAGAGTCTCCCTTGTTCTCTAACCATCAAGCGAGCGCTAAAGGTAAAGAAGGAAGACAGGCGAGAAAACAGGCTATGGCGGGTGTCAACATGGCTCAAGGTACGGATATATGTACAATACTGCACATGTAAAGGGCTTTCGCTTGGTTGAATCAATTTTGCGCTAATCGATCTTGTTGCTTATGTGATTTTGCTAACATGCCTTATCAATCACTGTACATGCCCCAAGCGTCATGTTTGCGAGACAGGCATGTGTGATATAGTGAGTGCGTGATCTATATGCATGGCCGATCGAATGAACCGGTACGTACGTTGGCATATCAGTACGTAAAACTCAATTAATGTcatactccctttgtcccataatataagagcgttgttTCCATTAGTGCCATCTTGCGTCAGATTTGGCGTGTGCCTTCGGTTGGTTGGCTGGTTGGCATGCATGCACCTTCCACGAAGCCATATAGCCTCGCATCCAAAGAAGCGGGTAGAGGCGCAATTTGCAGAATTTTGGCGTGCCCATTGCCTTGGCGTGCCATCAGACTTCTACAAAAAAAGATATTTattcaaaacaaataaatcaaACTAACTAAAGAAAATAAATCAGTGATGTGCAAAAATTTAATTTGCTAAAGGTGAGTACATGAATCACATAAATACCTGAGTGAATGAACTATTTGTCACAGGAGTGGACACAGGAGTAAAAGGGATTGTTTGTATGTGAATAGGAGTTTGATATTGGGAACCCTGTTTCAACACATGAAAAATA is a window of Triticum dicoccoides isolate Atlit2015 ecotype Zavitan chromosome 2B, WEW_v2.0, whole genome shotgun sequence DNA encoding:
- the LOC119362271 gene encoding uncharacterized protein LOC119362271: MQRPDRVDKFLIEEGRKLDFSQVEKQLKSISELMKKLIPPKSTPISESIDKGKSISFKHLVNTDPPVRTNSKATTLNKVMSVKNKSFFPENLKLKSPMNGECFDNSSQKSCNDQIMASSQGHFQMHHEGSQYQTPIHIQTIPFTPVSTPVTNSSFTQKSDGTPRQWARQNSANCASTRFFGCEAIWLRGRCMHANQPTNRRHTPNLTQDGTNGNNALILWDKGSMTLIEFYVLICQRTYRFIRSAMHIDHALTISHMPVSQT